The Vicinamibacterales bacterium genome has a window encoding:
- a CDS encoding DUF362 domain-containing protein, which yields MTRSKVAILKTSPATVLRDTHAVMNLAGYQDVIAKDADTALKVNISWHFFFPGCSTTPWQLDGVIRAMKQDGYDPSLIHACHNRTVVIDAHLGEAENKQLPVVRAHGIRNVHLYEGNEPWINVRDAVGSELADRFLCLNQVYPDGFMIPKRFIGENIIHLPTVKTHVFTTTTGAMKNAFGGLLNERRHWTHPVIHETLVDLLMIQKKIHRGVFAVMDGTFAGDGPGPRCMVPHVKNVMLASSDQVAIDAVAAKLMGMDPMSIKYIRLAHDRGLGCGDPRDLEIVGDLEAAKENWQFTGPFKNMTFASKMQHHIYWGPLRKPIEWSLKTVLAPWAYIASVIYHDSFWYPMNAERQMREALASPWGRLFENWEKLTPDANGFPQVGESPAAITRAGMHAFKQSLGILGTCIAEAPEFASRKRRQQPKSVS from the coding sequence GTGACGCGTTCAAAAGTCGCCATACTCAAGACTTCGCCCGCGACGGTCCTCCGGGACACGCACGCGGTGATGAACCTCGCCGGCTACCAGGACGTCATCGCCAAGGACGCCGATACCGCGCTCAAGGTCAACATCTCGTGGCATTTCTTCTTCCCCGGCTGCTCGACCACGCCGTGGCAGCTGGACGGCGTCATCCGCGCGATGAAGCAGGACGGCTACGACCCGTCGCTGATCCATGCCTGCCACAACCGCACCGTGGTGATCGACGCCCACCTGGGCGAAGCCGAGAACAAGCAGCTGCCGGTGGTGCGGGCCCACGGCATCCGCAACGTCCACCTCTACGAAGGCAACGAACCCTGGATCAACGTCCGTGACGCCGTCGGCAGCGAGCTCGCCGACCGGTTCCTCTGCCTGAACCAGGTCTACCCCGACGGCTTCATGATCCCGAAGCGCTTCATCGGGGAGAACATCATCCACCTCCCGACCGTGAAGACCCACGTCTTCACGACGACGACGGGGGCGATGAAGAACGCGTTTGGCGGGCTCCTGAACGAGCGCCGCCACTGGACCCACCCGGTGATCCACGAGACCCTCGTCGACCTGCTGATGATCCAGAAGAAGATCCACCGCGGCGTGTTCGCCGTGATGGACGGCACCTTCGCCGGCGACGGCCCCGGGCCGCGCTGCATGGTGCCGCACGTCAAGAACGTGATGCTGGCCAGTTCGGACCAGGTCGCCATCGACGCGGTGGCGGCCAAGCTGATGGGCATGGACCCGATGTCGATCAAGTACATCCGGCTGGCGCACGACCGCGGCCTCGGCTGCGGCGACCCGCGCGACCTCGAGATCGTCGGCGACCTCGAGGCGGCGAAGGAAAACTGGCAGTTCACCGGTCCCTTCAAGAACATGACCTTCGCCTCGAAGATGCAGCACCACATCTACTGGGGGCCGCTGCGCAAACCGATCGAGTGGTCGTTGAAAACGGTGCTCGCGCCCTGGGCCTACATCGCCAGCGTGATTTACCACGACAGCTTCTGGTACCCGATGAACGCCGAGCGCCAGATGCGCGAGGCGCTGGCCAGCCCGTGGGGGCGCCTGTTCGAGAACTGGGAGAAGCTGACTCCCGATGCCAATGGCTTTCCGCAGGTGGGCGAGTCGCCCGCCGCGATCACGCGTGCCGGCATGCACGCATTCAAGCAGTCACTCGGCATCCTCGGCACCTGCATCGCAGAAGCACCCGAGTTTGCCAGCCGGAAGCGGCGGCAGCAGCCGAAGTCCGTGTCCTGA
- a CDS encoding decaprenyl-phosphate phosphoribosyltransferase, protein MGTRSEVANLIVSLRPDQWTKNLIVFAALIFAVKLLDPAALALASAAFLIFCVLSGCVYLINDVSDREADRRHPLKRLRPIASGALGAGTALAWAIGLSVAALAAAYALRPVFALTAAAYLALFVLYTHVLKHVVILDVMTIAIGFVLRAVAGGLVIGVPISDWLLVCTILLALFLGLAKRRHEITALADGASGHRRILEEYDPYLLDQMIAIVAAATLVVYVIYCASPETAERFGTPLLVLTTPFPIYGIFRYLYLVHRKHGGGSPSDMLLRDRPLLSCVALWGIAVVLIIYRPYAS, encoded by the coding sequence GTGGGAACGCGGTCCGAGGTCGCGAATCTGATCGTTTCGCTCCGCCCGGATCAGTGGACCAAGAACCTTATTGTCTTTGCGGCGCTGATTTTTGCCGTTAAATTGCTCGACCCGGCCGCCTTGGCGCTTGCTTCGGCGGCCTTTTTGATTTTTTGCGTGCTCTCCGGGTGCGTCTACCTGATCAACGACGTCTCGGATCGCGAGGCCGATCGCCGGCATCCGCTCAAGCGGCTGCGGCCGATCGCCTCAGGCGCGCTCGGCGCCGGCACCGCCCTCGCGTGGGCGATTGGCCTGAGCGTGGCCGCGTTGGCCGCCGCGTACGCGCTGCGGCCGGTATTTGCGTTGACTGCCGCGGCGTACCTGGCGCTCTTCGTCTTGTACACGCACGTGCTCAAGCATGTCGTGATCCTCGACGTGATGACGATCGCGATAGGCTTCGTGTTGCGGGCCGTGGCAGGTGGTTTGGTAATCGGAGTGCCGATCAGCGACTGGCTGCTGGTCTGCACCATCCTGCTGGCATTGTTCCTGGGCCTGGCCAAGCGGCGGCACGAAATCACCGCGCTGGCCGATGGGGCGTCGGGACACCGGCGAATTCTGGAGGAGTACGATCCGTACTTGCTCGATCAGATGATCGCGATCGTGGCGGCGGCAACACTCGTCGTCTACGTCATCTACTGCGCGAGCCCCGAGACGGCCGAGCGGTTTGGCACCCCGTTGCTGGTGCTGACCACGCCGTTCCCGATCTACGGCATTTTCCGGTACCTGTACCTCGTGCATCGCAAGCACGGCGGCGGCAGCCCCTCGGACATGCTGTTGCGGGATCGCCCGCTGCTAAGTTGCGTGGCGTTGTGGGGCATTGCGGTAGTCCTGATCATCTATCGGCCGTACGCGTCGTAA
- a CDS encoding STAS domain-containing protein, with amino-acid sequence MEIVERTVNEVTVLDLKGKMTLGEGDELLKDKINSLLAAGKKKLLLNLEGVPYIDSAGLGEVVRTYTTVSRQGGSLKLLNLTKRIEDLLSITKLLTVFDTFDSEAEAVKSYK; translated from the coding sequence ATGGAAATCGTCGAACGCACCGTGAACGAGGTGACCGTGCTCGACCTCAAGGGCAAGATGACCCTGGGCGAGGGCGACGAGTTGCTGAAAGACAAGATCAACAGCCTGTTGGCCGCCGGCAAGAAGAAGCTGTTGCTCAATCTCGAAGGCGTGCCTTACATCGACAGCGCGGGCCTCGGCGAAGTGGTGCGCACCTACACCACGGTCAGCCGGCAGGGTGGCAGCCTCAAGCTGCTGAACCTGACCAAGCGGATCGAAGACCTGCTGTCGATCACCAAGTTGCTGACGGTATTCGACACCTTCGATTCGGAGGCGGAAGCCGTCAAGAGCTACAAGTAA
- the rpsU gene encoding 30S ribosomal protein S21, which translates to MAEVKLQEGESIESALRRFKRKVQQEDIIKDIKKHSFYLKPGDKRRAKQALARKRNRKKARRESE; encoded by the coding sequence ATGGCCGAAGTGAAATTGCAGGAAGGTGAGTCGATCGAAAGCGCGTTGCGACGTTTCAAGCGCAAGGTGCAGCAGGAAGACATCATCAAGGACATCAAGAAGCACTCCTTCTACTTGAAGCCCGGTGACAAGCGCCGCGCGAAGCAGGCGCTCGCCCGGAAGCGTAATCGCAAGAAAGCACGACGCGAGAGCGAATAG
- the purD gene encoding phosphoribosylamine--glycine ligase has translation MRILVIGSGAREHALSWKLGQEPQVDYLLCAPGNPGMHVESGADVASGFSRTIPFNTVPLDILDIDAVVQLVERERIDLTVVGPEAPLGRGLADRLAAEGRRVFGPTRAAAQLETSKAFAKDFMARHRVPTAHYRVCTSAEEATAAIRSGEFGDALVVKADGLAAGKGVVVAPDRATAEAAVHAAMVDRSFGDAGARVVLEEMLTGPEVSFFVVADGEDFVPLLSAQDHKRIFDNDEGPNTGGMGAFCPSPLMSAALQERVVREIVRPVLNGMAAEGTPYRGFLYCGLMLTPTGPKVIEFNVRFGDPEAQVVLPLLKEPLAPVLLAAARGELKSPSSVPSAALVDPAASVSVGVVLAAHGYPGDVRSGDVITGLDEVARDCPDVLVFHAGVKQRGNDLVTAGGRVLTVVATAPSFAIAIARAYEAASKIHFDGMQFRRDIGAKAIGAG, from the coding sequence ATGCGCATCCTCGTTATTGGCTCCGGCGCGCGCGAGCACGCCCTGTCCTGGAAGCTGGGCCAGGAACCGCAGGTTGACTACTTACTCTGCGCTCCTGGCAACCCCGGAATGCATGTGGAGTCCGGCGCCGATGTGGCGTCCGGCTTCAGCCGGACTATTCCCTTCAATACCGTTCCCCTCGACATCCTCGACATCGACGCAGTGGTCCAGCTGGTCGAGCGCGAGCGGATCGATCTCACCGTGGTGGGCCCGGAAGCTCCGCTCGGACGCGGGCTCGCCGACCGGCTGGCCGCCGAAGGCCGGCGCGTGTTCGGCCCGACCCGCGCCGCCGCCCAGCTCGAGACCAGCAAGGCCTTCGCCAAGGACTTCATGGCGCGCCACCGCGTGCCCACCGCGCACTACCGTGTCTGCACGAGCGCGGAAGAAGCAACGGCCGCGATCCGCTCCGGAGAATTTGGTGATGCGTTGGTGGTGAAGGCCGACGGTCTGGCCGCCGGCAAGGGCGTGGTGGTGGCGCCGGATCGCGCGACGGCCGAAGCCGCCGTGCACGCCGCCATGGTCGATCGCAGCTTTGGCGATGCCGGGGCGCGCGTCGTGCTCGAGGAGATGCTGACAGGACCGGAAGTCTCGTTCTTCGTCGTCGCCGACGGCGAGGATTTCGTCCCCCTCCTGTCGGCGCAGGACCACAAGCGGATCTTCGACAACGACGAAGGGCCGAACACCGGTGGGATGGGCGCGTTCTGCCCGAGCCCACTGATGAGCGCCGCGCTGCAGGAGCGCGTCGTGCGCGAGATTGTCAGGCCCGTGCTCAACGGGATGGCCGCCGAGGGCACCCCGTACCGCGGGTTCCTCTACTGCGGCCTGATGCTGACGCCCACCGGCCCGAAGGTGATCGAGTTCAACGTCCGCTTCGGCGATCCTGAAGCGCAGGTTGTGCTTCCCCTGTTAAAGGAGCCGCTCGCCCCAGTCTTGTTGGCCGCAGCCCGTGGGGAATTGAAGTCGCCGTCATCTGTGCCATCTGCGGCCCTGGTTGATCCGGCGGCATCTGTGTCGGTCGGGGTCGTGTTAGCCGCCCATGGCTATCCCGGCGACGTTCGCTCCGGCGACGTCATCACCGGCCTGGACGAGGTGGCGCGCGACTGCCCGGATGTGTTGGTGTTTCACGCCGGCGTGAAACAGCGCGGCAACGACCTCGTCACCGCCGGCGGCCGCGTGCTCACCGTGGTGGCCACGGCGCCGTCGTTCGCGATCGCCATCGCCCGCGCCTACGAGGCGGCGAGCAAGATCCACTTCGACGGGATGCAGTTCCGGCGCGACATCGGCGCCAAAGCGATCGGCGCCGGATGA
- a CDS encoding alpha/beta hydrolase-fold protein encodes MPKALLVLLALTLIGCAGEPQTWTALKRQLPDLDSDQREAAVERFVAAKGGTPVIENQTRLVFFAKDVNGVTPRVVGDFNAWAATPQGYDMAIGKMTRIDGTSWSYLEGTSYTNARAEYVFFFDKDTVADPLNPRTVQAYAGPRSEIRMPFWEAQPEVDDTAPVPAGELIAETVTSRSLGGPRRVWFYLPPGYPSTALGAGAAATDTLYPVIYVLDGANYVEKMDVPRVLDRLIARRAIPPVIAVFSEPGDRQEEYSRNPKWRAFMSSELVPLVDKRFRTFPAPDHRIILGSSLAGYGAVDLAVEYPSLFGLCASIAPPEQVASLIANQAKARASAVSIRFFVLGGVYDAMIDGARRLRTTLDGVNAPVAYLEVPEGHNTNTFRNHIDDAVNALLTP; translated from the coding sequence GTGCCTAAGGCGCTATTGGTGCTGCTGGCACTGACCCTGATCGGTTGCGCGGGCGAGCCGCAAACGTGGACGGCGCTCAAGCGACAGCTACCGGACCTCGACTCGGATCAGCGCGAGGCCGCCGTCGAACGCTTCGTGGCCGCGAAGGGCGGCACGCCGGTCATCGAAAACCAGACCCGCCTCGTGTTTTTCGCCAAGGACGTCAACGGGGTCACGCCTCGGGTTGTCGGCGACTTCAACGCCTGGGCCGCGACGCCGCAGGGTTACGACATGGCGATCGGCAAGATGACCCGGATCGACGGCACGAGCTGGTCGTACCTCGAGGGAACCTCGTACACCAACGCGCGCGCGGAGTATGTGTTCTTCTTCGACAAGGACACGGTCGCCGACCCGCTGAACCCGCGCACGGTGCAGGCCTATGCCGGGCCGCGCTCGGAGATCCGCATGCCGTTCTGGGAGGCGCAGCCGGAGGTGGACGACACCGCTCCGGTGCCGGCCGGAGAGCTGATCGCCGAGACGGTGACGTCGCGATCGCTCGGCGGCCCACGCCGCGTGTGGTTCTACCTCCCGCCCGGCTACCCCTCGACTGCGCTCGGGGCAGGCGCCGCCGCCACCGACACGCTGTATCCTGTCATCTACGTGCTCGACGGCGCTAACTACGTCGAGAAGATGGATGTCCCGCGCGTGCTCGACCGGCTGATCGCGCGAAGGGCCATTCCGCCGGTAATCGCGGTGTTCTCGGAGCCCGGCGATCGGCAGGAGGAGTACTCGCGCAACCCGAAGTGGCGCGCCTTCATGTCGTCGGAGCTGGTGCCCTTGGTTGACAAGCGATTCAGGACGTTTCCGGCGCCCGACCACCGCATCATTTTGGGCAGCTCGCTCGCCGGGTATGGCGCCGTGGACCTGGCGGTGGAGTACCCGTCGCTGTTCGGCCTGTGCGCGTCGATCGCGCCGCCGGAACAGGTCGCGTCGCTGATTGCCAACCAGGCAAAGGCGCGCGCGTCGGCGGTGTCGATCCGGTTCTTCGTGCTCGGCGGGGTCTACGACGCCATGATCGACGGCGCCCGCCGCCTCCGCACCACGCTCGACGGCGTCAACGCGCCGGTGGCCTATCTCGAGGTGCCGGAGGGCCACAACACCAACACCTTCCGCAACCACATCGATGATGCGGTCAACGCGCTACTCACGCCTTGA
- the rlmN gene encoding 23S rRNA (adenine(2503)-C(2))-methyltransferase RlmN: protein MAPERVDLAGMELSDLESFVESLGHKRFHAKQIYRWIWRRGVTDFAQMTDLGQELRAALVEKATVSIPAIVKRDISSDGTQKFVLKMADGRLIESVFIPDTPAQTFCVSTQVGCAMGCAFCLTGKMGLIRNLSAAEITAQVRLLAQSLDLLDKSFNIVLMGMGEPLHNYDSTMKALRMLNEKEGLALHPKRVTLSTVGLVPMMDKLAGEELMPNLAVSLHAATEETRAAIVPLNKKYSMQDVIDACKRFPLSKRRRIMFEYVMLAGVNDSPQDARKLVKVLSGVKAKVNLLPLNAAPGIPFERPSDEAINTFAKILADRGLNVSVRKSRGRDIRAACGQLIVEGQGGKGAKSA from the coding sequence ATGGCGCCAGAGCGCGTGGACCTTGCCGGCATGGAGTTGAGCGACCTCGAGTCGTTCGTCGAGTCGCTCGGCCACAAGCGCTTTCACGCCAAGCAGATCTACCGCTGGATCTGGCGGCGCGGCGTCACCGACTTCGCGCAGATGACGGATCTGGGCCAGGAGCTGCGGGCGGCGCTGGTCGAAAAGGCCACGGTCTCGATCCCGGCCATTGTCAAGCGCGACATCTCTTCAGACGGCACGCAGAAGTTCGTCCTCAAGATGGCGGATGGACGGCTGATCGAGTCGGTGTTCATCCCGGACACGCCCGCGCAGACCTTCTGTGTGTCCACGCAGGTGGGCTGCGCGATGGGCTGCGCGTTCTGCCTCACCGGCAAGATGGGCCTGATTCGCAACCTGTCGGCGGCGGAGATCACCGCACAGGTGCGGCTGCTCGCCCAGTCGCTGGACCTGCTCGACAAGTCGTTCAACATCGTGCTGATGGGCATGGGGGAGCCGCTGCACAACTACGACTCGACGATGAAGGCGTTGCGGATGCTGAACGAGAAGGAAGGCCTGGCGCTCCACCCGAAGCGGGTCACGCTCTCGACCGTGGGCCTGGTGCCGATGATGGACAAGCTGGCCGGCGAAGAGCTGATGCCCAACCTGGCCGTGTCGCTCCACGCCGCCACCGAGGAAACGCGCGCGGCGATCGTGCCCTTGAACAAGAAATACTCGATGCAGGACGTGATCGACGCCTGCAAGCGGTTCCCGCTCAGCAAGCGCCGCCGCATCATGTTCGAGTACGTGATGCTGGCCGGCGTGAACGACTCGCCGCAGGACGCACGCAAGCTGGTGAAGGTGTTGTCGGGCGTCAAGGCCAAGGTCAACCTGCTGCCCCTCAACGCCGCGCCGGGCATCCCGTTCGAGCGGCCATCTGACGAGGCCATCAACACGTTCGCGAAGATCCTGGCCGACCGCGGGCTGAACGTGTCGGTGCGCAAGAGCCGGGGACGCGACATTCGGGCCGCCTGCGGGCAGCTGATTGTCGAAGGACAGGGGGGCAAAGGTGCCAAGAGTGCCTAA
- a CDS encoding CDP-alcohol phosphatidyltransferase family protein, with amino-acid sequence MPTATHVRLHKSLLAASEKRLLIWIAERLPRWVHSDHLSALGLAAMAGAGASFWLTRSDPVAGAGLVAISLALNWFGDSLDGTVARVRNQLRPRYGYYVDHVIDLAGTAMLFAGIAASGHMSPLIAALVVAAFFLVSAEAYLATHARGIFKMAFLGVGPTELRLVLAAGAVALIAAPIVRPFELFEVRLFDLGGIFGIAGMAMTFVITSGVNARALYLQETTRR; translated from the coding sequence ATGCCAACCGCCACCCACGTTCGTCTGCACAAGAGCTTGCTCGCGGCGTCTGAAAAACGTCTGCTGATCTGGATTGCCGAGCGCCTGCCCCGCTGGGTTCACTCCGATCACCTCTCGGCGCTCGGGCTGGCGGCCATGGCCGGCGCCGGCGCGTCCTTCTGGCTCACCCGGTCGGATCCCGTTGCTGGTGCGGGCCTTGTGGCCATCAGTCTGGCCCTCAACTGGTTCGGCGACAGCCTCGACGGCACGGTCGCGCGCGTCCGCAACCAGCTGCGGCCCCGCTACGGCTACTACGTGGACCACGTGATCGACCTGGCCGGCACCGCCATGCTGTTCGCCGGAATTGCCGCGTCGGGACACATGAGCCCGCTCATTGCCGCGCTGGTCGTCGCGGCGTTCTTCCTGGTGTCGGCCGAGGCCTACCTGGCCACCCATGCCCGGGGCATCTTCAAGATGGCGTTTCTCGGCGTCGGGCCGACCGAATTGCGCCTCGTGCTGGCGGCGGGCGCCGTCGCCCTGATCGCCGCTCCCATCGTCAGGCCCTTTGAACTTTTCGAGGTCCGTTTGTTCGATCTCGGAGGTATCTTTGGCATCGCCGGGATGGCCATGACCTTTGTCATCACCAGCGGCGTGAATGCGCGCGCGTTGTACCTCCAGGAGACGACGCGACGATGA
- a CDS encoding pitrilysin family protein translates to MLANGVRLATERMPHVRSVAIGIWLTRGSRHEPPENMGIAHFVEHMLFKGTPTRSAEEIAQQVDSIGGQIDAFTSKEYAGYYLKVLDEHLPLAVEILADLISNPLFDEEDIEKEKKVILEEIKMVEDTPDDLVHEIFAEGFWFDHPLGRPILGTPASVQALDRATLKRYFANTYVAGNFVVVAVGNLEHDNVQGLLERALANIPHHGPAAEQTAPVVASTIQIRKKELEQSHVVFGTPALPQHHPERYAGYALNTTLGGSMSSRLFQNVREKRGLAYAVFSGLSAYQDSGALSIYAGCSNSAVAELIDVVVAEIRQMKAGGLDPVELRRAKDHLKGSLMLGLESTSSRMSHLARQEMYRDRTDGLDEMLASIERVTAEDVLRLADRFFVNGSLAVTVLGNVNGLKVTQDSLAL, encoded by the coding sequence GTGCTTGCCAACGGTGTCCGTCTTGCCACCGAGCGGATGCCGCACGTGCGATCGGTGGCCATCGGCATCTGGCTCACCCGCGGGTCGCGTCATGAACCGCCGGAGAACATGGGCATCGCGCACTTCGTCGAGCACATGCTCTTCAAGGGCACGCCCACGCGATCCGCGGAAGAAATTGCGCAGCAGGTGGATTCGATCGGCGGCCAGATCGACGCCTTCACCTCGAAGGAATACGCCGGCTACTACCTGAAGGTGCTCGACGAGCACCTGCCGCTCGCCGTCGAGATTCTCGCCGACCTGATCAGCAACCCGCTGTTCGACGAAGAGGACATCGAGAAAGAGAAGAAGGTCATTCTCGAAGAGATCAAGATGGTCGAGGACACCCCCGACGATCTGGTCCACGAAATCTTCGCGGAAGGCTTCTGGTTCGACCATCCGCTGGGCCGCCCCATTCTCGGCACGCCGGCCAGCGTCCAGGCCCTCGATCGCGCCACGCTCAAGCGCTACTTCGCCAACACCTACGTCGCCGGGAACTTCGTCGTCGTCGCGGTCGGCAACCTCGAGCACGACAACGTGCAGGGCCTGCTCGAGCGCGCGCTGGCGAACATTCCGCATCACGGCCCGGCCGCGGAGCAGACGGCGCCGGTCGTCGCGTCCACGATCCAGATCCGGAAGAAGGAGCTCGAACAGAGCCACGTCGTGTTCGGCACGCCGGCCCTCCCGCAGCACCATCCGGAACGCTACGCGGGCTACGCGCTCAACACGACGCTGGGTGGTTCCATGAGCTCGCGCCTGTTCCAGAACGTCCGCGAGAAGCGCGGGCTGGCCTACGCGGTGTTTTCAGGACTCTCGGCCTACCAGGACTCCGGCGCCTTGAGCATTTATGCCGGCTGCTCCAACTCCGCGGTGGCCGAGCTGATCGACGTGGTGGTCGCCGAGATTCGCCAGATGAAGGCCGGTGGCCTCGACCCGGTGGAGTTGCGGCGCGCCAAGGATCATCTCAAGGGCTCGCTGATGCTCGGGCTCGAAAGCACGTCGAGCCGGATGTCGCACCTCGCCCGGCAGGAAATGTACCGGGACCGCACCGACGGCCTCGATGAGATGCTGGCGTCGATCGAGCGCGTGACGGCAGAGGACGTGCTGAGGCTGGCCGATCGCTTTTTCGTCAATGGGTCGCTCGCGGTTACCGTGCTCGGGAACGTGAACGGCCTGAAGGTTACACAGGACAGCTTGGCACTATGA
- the purB gene encoding adenylosuccinate lyase yields the protein MIQRYTNPEMGRIWSEQRKYESWLQVEIAAAEAMAEAGIIPVEAARDLRAKGAFDIARIDEIEKVTQHDVIAFTTSVAEKVGPSARWLHFGLTSSDVVDTAQALQMVEACDLILKDMAGLAEAIKIRAAEHKHTPMIGRTHGVHAEVMTFGLKLALWYADLGRSVERVRRARDGVRVGMISGAVGTFAHLDPSIEEAVCRRLGLEPDAVSSQVIQRDRHAELMSAMAITAATLEKFALEIRGLQKTEIGEVEEPFGKGQKGSSAMPHKRNPIGCEQIVGLARLLRGNAMAAFENVALWHERDISHSSVERVILPDSFIALDHMLRRFTRIVTGMVVYPGRMLENLNRSRGVVFSGQVLLELARHGVSREQAYEWVQRNAMRSFHEHTDFKPLLLADDDIGKVLPAAEIEKAFDLKEQLRNVDTVFSRVFGG from the coding sequence ATGATTCAGCGTTACACCAACCCCGAAATGGGTCGCATCTGGAGCGAGCAGCGCAAGTACGAAAGCTGGCTCCAGGTGGAAATCGCGGCGGCCGAGGCCATGGCCGAGGCCGGCATCATCCCCGTCGAGGCGGCCCGGGACCTGCGGGCGAAGGGCGCCTTCGACATCGCACGCATCGACGAAATCGAGAAGGTCACCCAGCACGACGTCATCGCCTTCACCACCTCGGTGGCCGAGAAGGTCGGGCCGTCGGCCCGCTGGCTCCACTTCGGCCTCACCTCATCCGACGTCGTGGACACCGCGCAGGCGCTGCAGATGGTCGAAGCCTGCGACCTCATCCTGAAAGACATGGCGGGACTTGCCGAGGCCATCAAGATCCGCGCCGCCGAGCACAAGCACACGCCGATGATCGGGCGGACGCACGGCGTGCATGCCGAGGTGATGACCTTCGGCTTGAAGCTGGCGCTGTGGTACGCCGACCTCGGCCGCTCGGTCGAGCGCGTGCGGCGGGCGCGCGACGGCGTGCGCGTCGGCATGATTTCGGGCGCCGTCGGCACGTTTGCGCATCTCGATCCCTCGATCGAGGAGGCGGTCTGTCGCCGGCTCGGCCTCGAGCCGGACGCGGTGTCGTCGCAGGTGATCCAGCGCGATCGCCACGCCGAGCTGATGAGCGCGATGGCCATCACCGCCGCCACGCTCGAGAAGTTCGCGCTCGAGATTCGCGGCCTGCAGAAGACCGAGATCGGCGAGGTCGAAGAGCCGTTCGGCAAGGGGCAGAAGGGCTCGTCGGCGATGCCGCACAAGCGCAACCCGATCGGCTGCGAGCAGATCGTCGGCCTGGCCCGCCTGCTGCGCGGCAACGCCATGGCCGCCTTCGAGAACGTGGCGCTGTGGCACGAACGCGACATCTCGCACTCGTCGGTCGAGCGCGTGATCCTGCCCGACAGCTTCATCGCCCTCGATCACATGCTCCGCCGCTTTACCCGCATCGTGACCGGCATGGTGGTGTATCCCGGGCGCATGCTCGAGAACCTGAACCGCTCGCGCGGCGTGGTGTTTTCGGGGCAGGTCCTGCTGGAGCTGGCGCGCCACGGCGTCTCGCGCGAGCAGGCCTACGAGTGGGTGCAGCGCAACGCCATGCGCTCGTTCCACGAGCACACCGACTTCAAGCCGCTGCTGCTGGCCGATGACGACATCGGCAAGGTGCTGCCGGCGGCCGAGATTGAAAAGGCGTTCGACTTGAAGGAGCAGCTCCGCAACGTCGACACCGTGTTTTCACGTGTCTTTGGAGGATAA
- the purS gene encoding phosphoribosylformylglycinamidine synthase subunit PurS yields the protein MRARVYVTLKPSVFDPQGRVVADALVTLGYQDVQDVRQGKFFEVELAAADAATAKARVTEMADKLLANPVIESYRVEVFE from the coding sequence ATGCGTGCCCGTGTCTATGTGACCCTGAAACCCTCGGTGTTCGATCCACAGGGCCGCGTGGTGGCTGACGCGCTCGTCACGCTCGGCTACCAGGACGTGCAGGACGTGCGGCAAGGCAAGTTCTTCGAGGTCGAGCTCGCTGCCGCCGACGCCGCCACGGCCAAGGCCCGGGTCACCGAGATGGCCGACAAGCTGCTCGCCAACCCGGTAATCGAGAGCTATCGCGTCGAGGTCTTCGAATGA